A genomic stretch from Astatotilapia calliptera chromosome 4, fAstCal1.2, whole genome shotgun sequence includes:
- the LOC113020265 gene encoding somatostatin receptor type 5, translating to MGDASYSGLEMTAETWENGSFASPSPGLPLFPLMFNDSDLNDTLFNSTNSTAPDAFSGPSVAGVLIPLIYIIVCIIGLGGNTLVIHIVLHYSKIESVTNIYILNLAIADELFMLGLPFLAVQNTLQSWPFGSFMCRLVMTVDSINQFTSIFCLTVMSIDRYLAVVHPIRSSKWRRPQVAKVVNGTVWALSFLVVLPVVIFANIQKAGGTCNIAWPQPANIWRAAFIIYTSTVGFFCPLLIICLCYLLIVFKIRSSGKKVHATSTKRRKSERKVTRMVVIVVAVFVFCWLPFYALNIINLLVALPPEYQGLYYFVVVLGYANSCANPIVYGFLSDNFKRGFRKALCRSTRKVENHEPLEHQQQDEGRRALMPRESLRRAIRDEEDDDEEVVSEMTEIYRIAQNGNSSYQLQSSQPLFLEKGATPGVTELASPDRRDNMGDAKGKDANGATLTVPLLLNGTKGGSTKTLPEENLEPSASLEISYL from the coding sequence ATGGGTGACGCGTCGTATTCCGGCCTGGAGATGACGGCTGAGACGTGGGAGAACGGCAGCTTTGCGAGCCCCTCGCCGGGTCTCCCACTGTTTCCGCTCATGTTCAACGACAGCGATCTGAACGACACGCTGTTCAACTCCACCAACTCCACCGCCCCTGATGCCTTCTCGGGTCCCAGCGTAGCAGGGGTCCTCATCCCACTCATTTACATAATTGTTTGCATCATCGGCCTGGGCGGCAACACTTTAGTGATTCACATTGTTCTGCACTACTCAAAGATAGAGTCCGTGACAAACATCTATATTCTCAACCTGGCCATCGCCGACGAACTCTTCATGCTCGGCCTGCCTTTCCTGGCGGTGCAGAACACGCTCCAGTCATGGCCCTTCGGCTCCTTCATGTGCCGACTGGTCATGACTGTCGACTCCATCAACCAGTTCACCAGCATCTTCTGCCTGACCGTAATGAGCATCGATCGCTACCTCGCCGTGGTCCACCCCATTCGGTCTTCTAAGTGGCGGCGGCCTCAGGTGGCCAAAGTGGTGAATGGCACCGTGTGGGCGCTGTCATTCCTTGTTGTTCTGCCAGTGGTCATCTTTGCTAACATCCAGAAAGCAGGAGGCACCTGTAACATCGCCTGGCCCCAGCCGGCTAACATCTGGAGGGCTGCTTTCATCATTTACACCTCCACTGTTGGATTCTTCTGCCCTCTTCTCATCATCTGCCTCTGCTACCTGCTCATCGTCTTCAAGATCCGCAGCTCGGGGAAGAAAGTCCACGCCACCTCGACCAAGCGGAGAAAGTCAGAGCGGAAAGTGACACGCATGGTTGtgattgttgttgctgtgtttgttttctgctggTTACCTTTCTATGCCCTCAACATCATCAACTTATTGGTGGCCCTGCCACCAGAGTACCAGGGCCTTTACTACTTTGTCGTAGTGCTCGGTTATGCTAACAGCTGCGCCAACCCTATCGTCTACGGCTTCCTGTCAGACAACTTCAAGCGGGGTTTCCGGAAAGCCCTCTGCCGCTCCACGAGGAAGGTGGAGAACCACGAGCCCCTGGAGCACCAGCAGCAGGACGAGGGCAGGAGGGCGCTCATGCCCAGAGAGAGCCTGAGACGAGCAATCagggatgaagaggatgatgatgaagaggtgGTTTCAGAAATGACTGAGATATACAGAATTGCCCAGAATGGAAACAGCAGCTACCAGCTGCAGAGCTCGCAGCCGTTATTCTTAGAGAAAGGCGCAACGCCTGGAGTCACAGAGCTAGCCTCCCCAGATAGGCGGGATAACATGGGGGATGCGAAAGGGAAAGACGCCAACGGGGCCACCCTGACTGTCCCACTGCTTCTCAACGGAACCAAGGGTGGGAGCACTAAAACGCTACCAGAGGAAAACTTGGAACCAAGCGCATCATTGGAGATAAGTTACCTCTAG
- the eif3d gene encoding eukaryotic translation initiation factor 3 subunit D isoform X1 — MAKFHAPVIQDNPSGWGPCAVPEKFKDMPYQPFSKGDRLGKVADWTGATYQDKRYTNKYSSQFGGGSQYAYFHEEDETSFQLVDTAKTQKTAYQRNRMRFAQRNLRRDKDRRNMTQFNMQTLPKSAKQKERERMRLQKKFQKQFGVRQKWDQKSQAQLKPRDSSVEVRSDWEVKEEMDFPRLMKMRYMEVSDPLDIECCGALEYYDKAFDRITTRNEKQLKSIKRIFHTVTTTDDPVIRKLAKTQGNVFATDAILATLMCCTRSVNSWDIIVQRVGNKLFFDKRDNSDFDLLTVSETANEPPQDEGNSFNSPRNLAMEATYINHNFSQQCLRMGGDRYKFPNSNPFVEEDMDKSEVASVAYRYRHWKLGEDIDLIVRCEHDGVMTGASGEVSFINVKTLNEWDSRYCNGVDWRQKLDSQRGAVLATELKNNSYKLARWTCCAMLAGSEYLKLGYVSRYHVKDSARHVILGTQQFKPNEFASQINLSMENAWGILRCVIDICLKLDEGKYLILKDPNKQVIRVYSLPDGTFSSDEDEEEEEDEEDEEEEDDDN, encoded by the exons ATGGCGAAGTTCCACGCCCCTGTGATCCAGGACAACCCATCCGGCTGGGGTCCTTGTGCGGTCCCTGAGAAATTTAAAGACATGCCCTACCAGCCGTTCAGCAAAGGAGATCGTCTGGGAAAG GTTGCAGACTGGACCGGAGCTACTTACCAAGACAAGAGATACACAA ATAAATATTCCTCTCAGTTTGGAGGCGGCAGTCAGTACGCCTACTTTCACGAGGAGGATGAGACGAGCTTCCAGCTGGTGGACACTGCCAAGACCCAGAAGACGGCTTACCAGAGGAACCGCATGAGGTTTGCTCAG aggAACCTGCGCAGGGACAAAGACCGCAGGAACATGACGCAGTTCAACATGCAAACGCTCCCGAAGAGCGCTAAGCAGAAAGAGAG AGAGCGAATGCGGCTGCAGAAGAAGTTCCAAAAGCAGTTTGGTGTCCGTCAGAAATGGGACCAAAAATCCCAG GCGCAGCTGAAGCCCAGAGACTCCTCTGTGGAGGTTAGGAGTGACTGggaggtgaaggaggagatggacTTCCCCAGACTGATGAAGATGAGATACATGGAGGTGTCTGACCCCCTTGACAT TGAGTGCTGTGGTGCTTTGGAGTACTACGATAAGGCCTTTGATCGAATCACCACCCGCAACGAGAAGCAGCTGAAGAGCATCAAAAGGATCTTCCACACTGTTACTACCACCGACGACCCCGTCATCCGCaag CTGGCTAAGACTCAGGGTAACGTGTTTGCCACTGATGCCATCTTGGCCACCTTGATGTGCTGCACGCGCTCAGTCAACTCCTGGGACATCATCGTGCAGAGAGTGGGCAACAAGCTGTTCTTCGACAAGAGAGATAACTCAGACTTTG ATCTGCTAACTGTGAGTGAGACTGCCAACGAGCCTCCCCAGGATGAGGGCAACTCCTTCAACTCTCCTCGCAACCTGGCCATGGAGGCCACGTACATTAACCACAACTTCAGCCAGCAGTGTTTACGCATG GGTGGAGACCGTTACAAGTTTCCTAACTCAAACCCATTTGTGGAGGAGGATATGGACAAGAGTGAGGTGGCATCTGTGGCTTACCG GTACCGTCACTGGAAGCTCGGAGAAGACATCGATCTGATCGTCCGCTGTGAGCACGATGGCGTGATGACTGGAGCCAGTGGAGAAGTGTCCTTCATTAACGTCAAGACTCTGAATGAGTGGGACTCCAGG TATTGTAATGGTGTGGACTGGCGTCAGAAGCTGGACTCTCAGAGAGGAGCCGTCTTGGCCACCGAGCTGAAGAATAACAGCTACAAACTGGCGCGCTGGACCTGCTGCGCCATGCTGGCTGGATCAGAGTACCTGAAACTGGG GTACGTTTCTCGGTACCACGTGAAAGACTCTGCTCGCCACGTCATCCTGGGCACCCAGCAGTTCAAACCCAATGAATTCgccagccagatcaacctgagCATGGAGAACGCCTGGGGAATCCTGCGCTGCGTCATCGACATCTGCCTCAAGCTGGACGAGGGCAAGTACCTGATCCTGAAGGACCCGAACAAG CAAGTGATCCGTGTGTACAGCCTGCCTGATGGGACCTTCAGCtctgatgaagatgaggaagaggaggaggatgaagaagacGAGGAGGAAGAAG ATGATGATAATTGA
- the eif3d gene encoding eukaryotic translation initiation factor 3 subunit D isoform X2: protein MAKFHAPVIQDNPSGWGPCAVPEKFKDMPYQPFSKGDRLGKVADWTGATYQDKRYTNKYSSQFGGGSQYAYFHEEDETSFQLVDTAKTQKTAYQRNRMRFAQRNLRRDKDRRNMTQFNMQTLPKSAKQKERERMRLQKKFQKQFGVRQKWDQKSQLKPRDSSVEVRSDWEVKEEMDFPRLMKMRYMEVSDPLDIECCGALEYYDKAFDRITTRNEKQLKSIKRIFHTVTTTDDPVIRKLAKTQGNVFATDAILATLMCCTRSVNSWDIIVQRVGNKLFFDKRDNSDFDLLTVSETANEPPQDEGNSFNSPRNLAMEATYINHNFSQQCLRMGGDRYKFPNSNPFVEEDMDKSEVASVAYRYRHWKLGEDIDLIVRCEHDGVMTGASGEVSFINVKTLNEWDSRYCNGVDWRQKLDSQRGAVLATELKNNSYKLARWTCCAMLAGSEYLKLGYVSRYHVKDSARHVILGTQQFKPNEFASQINLSMENAWGILRCVIDICLKLDEGKYLILKDPNKQVIRVYSLPDGTFSSDEDEEEEEDEEDEEEEDDDN from the exons ATGGCGAAGTTCCACGCCCCTGTGATCCAGGACAACCCATCCGGCTGGGGTCCTTGTGCGGTCCCTGAGAAATTTAAAGACATGCCCTACCAGCCGTTCAGCAAAGGAGATCGTCTGGGAAAG GTTGCAGACTGGACCGGAGCTACTTACCAAGACAAGAGATACACAA ATAAATATTCCTCTCAGTTTGGAGGCGGCAGTCAGTACGCCTACTTTCACGAGGAGGATGAGACGAGCTTCCAGCTGGTGGACACTGCCAAGACCCAGAAGACGGCTTACCAGAGGAACCGCATGAGGTTTGCTCAG aggAACCTGCGCAGGGACAAAGACCGCAGGAACATGACGCAGTTCAACATGCAAACGCTCCCGAAGAGCGCTAAGCAGAAAGAGAG AGAGCGAATGCGGCTGCAGAAGAAGTTCCAAAAGCAGTTTGGTGTCCGTCAGAAATGGGACCAAAAATCCCAG CTGAAGCCCAGAGACTCCTCTGTGGAGGTTAGGAGTGACTGggaggtgaaggaggagatggacTTCCCCAGACTGATGAAGATGAGATACATGGAGGTGTCTGACCCCCTTGACAT TGAGTGCTGTGGTGCTTTGGAGTACTACGATAAGGCCTTTGATCGAATCACCACCCGCAACGAGAAGCAGCTGAAGAGCATCAAAAGGATCTTCCACACTGTTACTACCACCGACGACCCCGTCATCCGCaag CTGGCTAAGACTCAGGGTAACGTGTTTGCCACTGATGCCATCTTGGCCACCTTGATGTGCTGCACGCGCTCAGTCAACTCCTGGGACATCATCGTGCAGAGAGTGGGCAACAAGCTGTTCTTCGACAAGAGAGATAACTCAGACTTTG ATCTGCTAACTGTGAGTGAGACTGCCAACGAGCCTCCCCAGGATGAGGGCAACTCCTTCAACTCTCCTCGCAACCTGGCCATGGAGGCCACGTACATTAACCACAACTTCAGCCAGCAGTGTTTACGCATG GGTGGAGACCGTTACAAGTTTCCTAACTCAAACCCATTTGTGGAGGAGGATATGGACAAGAGTGAGGTGGCATCTGTGGCTTACCG GTACCGTCACTGGAAGCTCGGAGAAGACATCGATCTGATCGTCCGCTGTGAGCACGATGGCGTGATGACTGGAGCCAGTGGAGAAGTGTCCTTCATTAACGTCAAGACTCTGAATGAGTGGGACTCCAGG TATTGTAATGGTGTGGACTGGCGTCAGAAGCTGGACTCTCAGAGAGGAGCCGTCTTGGCCACCGAGCTGAAGAATAACAGCTACAAACTGGCGCGCTGGACCTGCTGCGCCATGCTGGCTGGATCAGAGTACCTGAAACTGGG GTACGTTTCTCGGTACCACGTGAAAGACTCTGCTCGCCACGTCATCCTGGGCACCCAGCAGTTCAAACCCAATGAATTCgccagccagatcaacctgagCATGGAGAACGCCTGGGGAATCCTGCGCTGCGTCATCGACATCTGCCTCAAGCTGGACGAGGGCAAGTACCTGATCCTGAAGGACCCGAACAAG CAAGTGATCCGTGTGTACAGCCTGCCTGATGGGACCTTCAGCtctgatgaagatgaggaagaggaggaggatgaagaagacGAGGAGGAAGAAG ATGATGATAATTGA